The window CGGCTCTGCAGGCGGCGCAGCGGTACGCCTGACCGCGCACCGTGCGGGCTCGCTCGGCCCGTGCGAGGTTGCTCGCCCGGGGACCGGCGCCGCACCGTGCGCGCTCGCTCACTCCGTGCGAGGTTGCTCGCTCCGTGCAGCGCTACAACCGCGCACCGAGCAGGCAACCCGGCACGGGACGGACGACAGAGCACCGTGCGCCACCCCAGCCCCGCCAGCCCCGCGTGCGCCACCCCAGCCAACCGCGCACCGTGCGTCCTTAGCCAGCGCACAGCCGGCGCAGTGCCGCGTTCGGGGAACGCCCCGGATGCTCATCGACATGACCACGTACCCGATACCCTTGACCGACCGAACGGGCTCCGCGCAGACCGACGCGCAGGATCGGCGCCGCAAGCCCGTCGCCCGCCTGTTCCTCGGCGAGCGCGAGGACGCCCGCTGGCTCCGGCCGGCGTTCTGGGCACTCCTCGCAGTGACCGCCGTGGTGTACCTCTGGGACCTCAGCGTCTCGGGGTACGCCAACAGCTTCTACGCCGCCGCCGTGCAGGCCGGCACGAAGTCGTGGGAGGCGTTCTTCTTCGGCTCCCTCGACTCGTCGAACTTCATCACGGTCGACAAGCCCCCGGCGTCGCTCTGGGCGATGGTGTTGTCCGCCCGGCTGCTCGGCTTCTCGAGCTTCAGCCTGCTGCTCCCCCAGGCGCTCATGGCCGTCGGTTCCGTCGCCCTGGTCTGGGGCACGGTCCGCCGCACGCTCGCCCGCGTCGGCACCACGACCGCGAACGTCGGTGCGCTGCTCGCCGGCTTCGTCGTCGCGGCGACCCCGGCGGCGGCCCTGATGTTCCGGTTCGACAACCCGGACGCGTTGCTCGTGTTCCTGATGACCGCCGGCGCGTACTGCACCGTTCGCGCTCTGCCCCGGGGCAGCTGGAAGTGGATCGCCCTGGCCGGGGTCGCCCTCGGCTTCGCGTTCCTGACGAAGATGCTGCAGGGCCTGCTCGTCCTGCCGGCCTTCGGCCTGGTCTACCTCTTCGCCGCCCGCACCGGATGGGTCCGGCGCGTGGTCGGTCTGCTCATCGCCGCGGGTTCCCTCGTGGTCGCCGCCGGCTGGTGGGTCGTCGCCGTGTGGCTGTGGCCCGCGGAGTCCCGCCCCTACATCGGCGGTTCGACGGACAACACCGTCCTCGACCTGGTGTTCGGCTACAACGGCCTCGGTCGGATCTTCGGCGGCTCGGGCAACGGCGGCGGAGGTGGGGGCGGCGGCATGACCGGTGGCACCGCGGGCGGCTCGTTCGGTGGCTCGACGGGCCTGAACCGACTGTTCTCGTCCGAGATGGGGCTCGAGATCTCGTGGCTCCTGCCCGCGGCGCTCATCGCGCTGGTCGTCGGCCTGGTCGTCGTCGGCCGCCGCCACCTCGCCGACCCGGCCCGCGCCGGCCTCGTCCTGTGGGGTGGCTGGCTCCTGGTCACCGGCCTCGTGTTCTCGTACATGTCCGGCACGATCCACCCGTACTACACGGTCGCGTTGGCCCCGGCGATCGCCGGACTCGTCGGCACCGGCGGCGCCCTGCTCTGGCACGCACGAACGCGGTTCGTCGGCCGGATCGGCTTGGCCGCGATGATCGGCGTCACGGCGTTCTGGGGCTGGTGCCTGCTGAACGAGAACCCGACGTGGCTGCCGTGGCTGCGCTGGGTGATGCTCGCCGGCGGCCTGCTGTCCGCAGCACTGATCGTCATCGGCAGCGTGCCGTCGCTGCGCAGGCTCGTCACGATCGGCGTCCTCGCCGGCACCCTGTTCGGACTGTCCGGCACCACCGCCTACGCCCTCGCCACGACGACCGTCGCGCACTCCGGTTCGATCCCGAGCGTCGGTCCGGCGGGCAGCAGCTCCGGCGGCATGGGCGGCGGTGGCACCGGCGGCATGCCGGGAGGCACGGGTGGACCCGGTGGATCGGCCGCCGGTTCCGACAGCGACGACTCCACCATCGACGACGGCTCCCAGCAGGGTCCCGGCGGGACCCCGCCGGAGGGTGCCTCCGGCGAGGCGCCGGAGATGCCGGACGGCACGTCCGGCACGGCACCGGGCAGTGGTCAGGACGACACGGACGACGCGACCTCCGAGGGCGGGCCAGGGACGGGCCTCCAGGCCGGGGGTGGTGGCGAGGGTGCGTCGACCTCCTCCGCCCTGCAGGAGCTGCTCGAGGCGTCCGACGCGAAGTGGGCGGCCGCGGTGAACGGATCGCAGTCGGCCGCGCAGCTCGAACTCGACACCGACACCGCCGTGATGGCGATCGGCGGCTGGTCGAGCGACCCGGCACCGACGCTCGCGCAGTTCAAGGCGTACGTCGCCGACGGTGACATCGGGTACTACGTGTCGTCCGGGTCCGGCGGCGGGATGGGCGGCGGCTCGTCCACCGCCTCGGCGATCCAGGAGTGGGTCGCGGCGAACTACGAGTCGACGACCGTCGGCGGCCAGACCGTGTACGACCTGAGCAGCGCGAAGTGACCGTCGACGAGGGCGCGGTGGATAGGCTCGCGGACGTGACCGGCCAACCGCTGCTGCGCACCGACGGCACCCCCGTCCGCGCCCTCGTCGTCGACGACGAGCACGCCCTGGCCGACGCCGTCGCCCTCGCGTTCGAGGGAGACGGCTGGGCCGTGCGGACCGTGCACCGAGGCCGCGACGTCCTGTTCGCCGCACGGGAGTTCCAACCCGACGTCATCGTCCTCGACGTGATGCTGCCCGACATCGACGGCTTCGAGGTCCTCGACCGGCTCCGGGACTCCCGCGACACCGTCCGTGTGCTGTTCCTCACCGCGCGCGACGCCCCCGAGGACCGCCTCGCCGGACTCACCGGTGGCGGGGACGACTACCTGACGAAGCCCTTCGGCATCGAGGAGCTGCTCGTCCGCGCTCGGATCCTGGCACGGACCTCCGCGCGGGTCGCATCGGTCGACGGGAGCGTGGCGGTGGTGGTCGGTGACCTCCGCCTCGACGAGGATGC of the Curtobacterium sp. TC1 genome contains:
- a CDS encoding ArnT family glycosyltransferase; translated protein: MTDRTGSAQTDAQDRRRKPVARLFLGEREDARWLRPAFWALLAVTAVVYLWDLSVSGYANSFYAAAVQAGTKSWEAFFFGSLDSSNFITVDKPPASLWAMVLSARLLGFSSFSLLLPQALMAVGSVALVWGTVRRTLARVGTTTANVGALLAGFVVAATPAAALMFRFDNPDALLVFLMTAGAYCTVRALPRGSWKWIALAGVALGFAFLTKMLQGLLVLPAFGLVYLFAARTGWVRRVVGLLIAAGSLVVAAGWWVVAVWLWPAESRPYIGGSTDNTVLDLVFGYNGLGRIFGGSGNGGGGGGGGMTGGTAGGSFGGSTGLNRLFSSEMGLEISWLLPAALIALVVGLVVVGRRHLADPARAGLVLWGGWLLVTGLVFSYMSGTIHPYYTVALAPAIAGLVGTGGALLWHARTRFVGRIGLAAMIGVTAFWGWCLLNENPTWLPWLRWVMLAGGLLSAALIVIGSVPSLRRLVTIGVLAGTLFGLSGTTAYALATTTVAHSGSIPSVGPAGSSSGGMGGGGTGGMPGGTGGPGGSAAGSDSDDSTIDDGSQQGPGGTPPEGASGEAPEMPDGTSGTAPGSGQDDTDDATSEGGPGTGLQAGGGGEGASTSSALQELLEASDAKWAAAVNGSQSAAQLELDTDTAVMAIGGWSSDPAPTLAQFKAYVADGDIGYYVSSGSGGGMGGGSSTASAIQEWVAANYESTTVGGQTVYDLSSAK
- a CDS encoding response regulator transcription factor; this encodes MTGQPLLRTDGTPVRALVVDDEHALADAVALAFEGDGWAVRTVHRGRDVLFAAREFQPDVIVLDVMLPDIDGFEVLDRLRDSRDTVRVLFLTARDAPEDRLAGLTGGGDDYLTKPFGIEELLVRARILARTSARVASVDGSVAVVVGDLRLDEDARAVSRGGDPIELTPTEYELLRHLARNANRVLSREQLLANVWGMDFGSSSNLVDMYVSYLRKKLDAGREPMLQTVRGAGYVLRPTT